A stretch of Perognathus longimembris pacificus isolate PPM17 chromosome 1, ASM2315922v1, whole genome shotgun sequence DNA encodes these proteins:
- the Mgat3 gene encoding LOW QUALITY PROTEIN: beta-1,4-mannosyl-glycoprotein 4-beta-N-acetylglucosaminyltransferase (The sequence of the model RefSeq protein was modified relative to this genomic sequence to represent the inferred CDS: inserted 2 bases in 1 codon) — MKMRRYKLFLTFCMAGLGLISFLHFFKTLSYVTFPRELASLSPNLVSSFFWSNAPVTPQASPEPGGPELPRTPLSSHSPLLQPLPPSRPAAAVEELHRADLVLPEDTTEYFVRTKAGGVCFKPGTKMLERPPSSSSSGRPEEKPEGGGGGGGGGAEGGSARGPARRSPPRRLPPAPAXPAGGRRKWVECVCRPGWHGPSCGVPTVVQFSNLPTKERLVPREVPRRVINAINVNHEFDLLDVRFHELGDVVDAFVVCESNFTAYGEPRPLKFRELLTNGTFEYIRHKVLYVFLDHFPPGGRQDGWIADDYLRTFLTQDGVPRLRNLRPDDVFIIDDADEIPARDGVLFLKLFDGWTEPFAFHMRKSLYGFFWKQPGSLEVVSGCTVDMLRAVYGLDGIRLRRRQYYTLPNFRQYENRTGHILVQWSLGSPLHFAGWHCSWCFTPEGIYFKLVSAQNGDFPRWGDYEDKRDLNYIRGLIRTGGWFDGTQQEYPPADPSEHMYAPKYLLNNYDQFRYLLDNPYRAPTTHGAAPTPQQQQQQQQQARGSPDGGGGGGG, encoded by the exons ATGAAGATGAGACGGTACAAGCTCTTCCTCACGTTCTGCATGGCCGGCCTGGGCCTCATCTCCTTCCTGCACTTCTTTAAGACTCTGTCGTACGTCACCTTCCCCCGCGAGCTGGCCTCCCTCAGCCCCAACCTGGTGTCCAGCTTCTTCTGGAGCAACGCCCCGGTCACCCCGCAGGCCAGCCCGGAGCCGGGGGGCCCCGAGCTGCCGCGCACCCCGCTCTCCTCGCACTCGCCGCTGCTGCAGCCGCTGCCGCCCAGCCGGCCCGCGGCGGCCGTCGAGGAGCTGCACCGCGCCGACCTGGTGCTGCCCGAGGACACCACCGAGTACTTCGTGCGCACCAAGGCCGGGGGCGTGTGCTTCAAGCCCGGGACCAAGATGCTGGAGAGGCcgccgtcgtcgtcgtcgtcgggGCGGCCGGAGGAGAAGCccgaggggggcgggggcgggggcgggggcggggcggagggcggctcggcccggggccccgcgcggcGATCCCCCCCTCGacggctcccccccgcccccgc ccccgccggcggCCGTCGCAAGTGGGTGGAGTGCGTGTGCCGCCCCGGGTGGCACGGGCCGAGCTGCGGCGTGCCCACCGTGGTGCAGTTCTCCAACCTGCCCACCAAGGAGCGGCTGGTGCCGCGCGAGGTGCCGCGGCGGGTCATCAACGCCATCAACGTGAACCACGAGTTCGACCTGCTGGACGTGCGCTTCCACGAGCTGGGCGACGTGGTGGACGCGTTCGTGGTGTGCGAGTCCAACTTCACGGCGTACGGCGAGCCGCGGCCGCTCAAGTTCCGCGAGCTGCTCACCAACGGCACGTTCGAGTACATCCGCCACAAGGTGCTGTACGTGTTCCTCGACCACTTCCCGCCCGGCGGCCGCCAGGACGGCTGGATCGCCGACGACTACCTGCGCACCTTCCTCACGCAGGACGGCGTGCCGCGCCTGCGCAACCTGCGCCCGGACGACGTGTTCATCATCGACGACGCCGACGAGATCCCCGCGCGCGACGGCGTGCTCTTCCTCAAGCTCTTCGACGGCTGGACCGAGCCCTTCGCCTTCCACATGCGCAAGTCGCTCTACGGCTTCTTCTGGAAGCAGCCCGGCTCGCTCGAGGTGGTGTCGGGCTGCACCGTGGACATGCTCCGCGCCGTCTACGGCCTCGACGGCatccgcctccgccgccgccagtACTACACCCTGCCCAACTTCCGCCAGTACGAGAACCGCACCGGCCACATCCTGGTGCAGTGGTCGCTCGGCAGCCCGCTGCACTTCGCCGGCTGGCACTGCTCCTGGTGCTTCACCCCCGAGGGCATCTACTTCAAGCTCGTGTCCGCCCAGAACGGCGACTTCCCCCGCTGGGGCGACTACGAGGACAAGCGCGACCTCAACTACATCCGCGGCCTCATCCGCACCGGCGGCTGGTTCGACGGCACGCAGCAGGAGTACCCGCCCGCCGACCCCAGCGAGCACATGTACGCCCCCAAGTACCTGCTCAACAACTACGACCAGTTCCGCTACCTGCTGGACAACCCCTACCGGGCGCCCACCACGCACGGCGCCGCCCCGAcgccccagcagcagcagcagcagcagcagcaggcccGAGGCAGCCCcgacggcgggggcgggggcgggggctag
- the LOC125358181 gene encoding MIEF1 upstream open reading frame protein produces MAPWSREAVLSLYRALLRQGRELRYTDRDFYFASIRREFRKNQQLEDPVAREKQLEKGLFFLHRKLGGLI; encoded by the coding sequence ATGGCCCCGTGGAGCCGAGAGGCGGTGCTGAGTCTCTACAGGGCTCTGCTGCGCCAGGGCCGAGAGCTCCGCTACACTGACCGAGACTTCTACTTTGCTTCCATCCGCCGTGAATTCCGGAAAAATCAGCAACTCGAGGACCCTGTGGCCCGGGAGAAGCAGCTAGAGAAGGGCCTATTCTTCCTCCACCGCAAGTTAGGGGGGCTCATTTAG